The DNA window ACCGATCATCACGAAACAGTGCCCGAAGTGTGAAAACTCACCGAGCTACCATGAGAAAATCGACTGCGAGTACGACGAGACGCCCCCCGAGGAGTGGTCGAAGGGCCTGGTCGGGTTCAAGCCCGCCCCGGTGTTCGACGTCTCCCAGACCGAGGGCGAACCGCTCCCCGAACTCGAGACTGAAGCAACCGGTGACGCCGGCGACCTCGTCAACCGGCTGACCGATATCGCGGATGAACTCGGTGTGACGGTTCGGATCGTTCCTGAAGACGAGTGGACGCACGGTGAAGCGAAGGGCATCTGCAAACAGCTCAGTCTCGTCGATATGCAGCCGCGTGTCGAGGTTCGCGCCCGGGAGAACGATGCCGACCTCGTCCGGACGCTGATGCACGAGTACGCGCACGCCCTGCTCCACTTCGACATCGACGACGACACCGAACGGTCGAAACGTGAAGTCGAGGCCGAGGCGGTAGCCTACGTCGTCGGGCGCTACTGTGGGCTCGACACCAGTGGGTCGGCGTTCTACCTGGCTGCGTGGGA is part of the Natronosalvus caseinilyticus genome and encodes:
- a CDS encoding ArdC-like ssDNA-binding domain-containing protein, producing MATISDSSVSFNQTDTRSDEMNSTIEQWIDDLVDGVDDAQASAEFQEWLDVQSRFHDYSYRNTLLIKHQCPEATRVAGYRTWQEEFERHVKEGESAIWIWAPIITKQCPKCENSPSYHEKIDCEYDETPPEEWSKGLVGFKPAPVFDVSQTEGEPLPELETEATGDAGDLVNRLTDIADELGVTVRIVPEDEWTHGEAKGICKQLSLVDMQPRVEVRARENDADLVRTLMHEYAHALLHFDIDDDTERSKREVEAEAVAYVVGRYCGLDTSGSAFYLAAWESDDPEVVRERLGRISRTAEELIDVLQNELSS